AACTTTTTTGAAATATATTCGGTAAGTTTTTCATTGGCAAATAGCGGTTGTGCAATAATAAAAATGGCAGTAAGACAGATAAAAAATCTCATAAAATCCCCTTACTGCCATTATAAGCTAATTTTAAATTATTTCAAATTAATAATTTAGTGGCAACTATCTCCGCCTGAGCAAAAAGCGTCAGATTTTTCCACCTTTCCAGCAAGATAGGCATTAATAGCATCAATCGGGTTATTTTCTGTCACACCAGGGAAAACTTCAACATTTCTGGAATTCAAAATTTCTACCGCTTTATGCCCTAACCCCTTGCAGAGAAGCACATTTACATTCATCGAAATAAGCCACATAGGAAAAGAGCCAAATTCATGTGCCGGGGCATCATAATAATTTACACCAGTAATTTTACCCCCTTCTACTTCAGCTATCAAAAACATCTTGCTGTGCCCAAAATGGTCACTAACTAAATCTTTACTTAACAATGGTAATGCAATTTTCATATCAAACCCCTTATTTAATTTATTTGCTCTTCTAAAAGATTATTTTCATAATCATTCAAATTTTCGATTACACTCTTTTCAGGATTACCTCTGTATACTTTAATCCCTTTAGTTTTAATAATATTAAAAGCTTTCGGCCCAACTGAGCCTGTTATTATTACATCCACGCCTTCATCTATGACATTTGCCACAGCCTGCATCCCTGCACCATGCTCAAAATTTTCACTACGGGTATTATCAATAAAATATGATTCTTTTGTATTAGTATCAAAGATATACCAATACAAAGCTCTACCAAATCTTGCATCCATTAATCCATTTTCATTTTTATCCATAGCCGTTACTAATATTTTCATTCTACTCCCTCCATAATCCTTTTGTATAAACTTTCAAATATTTTTTTATATCCTTCTACATACTCAGGAAGATTAACCTTCTTTTTTAAATACTGAGGCACATCCTGAGAATAGTTTAAATATCCTACAATTTCTATCCCCTTGCTTTCAAACAAATTGACTAGTTTTTCATCAATATCATGATTTAACCCATATTTATTTATAAATCCCAATCTTTTTACTTTAAAATTTTGGGAAAGCTCAATCAATCTTTCCATATCATGCAGTCCTGAAATACTTGATTCAGCTACTAAAAGTACTATGTCGCTTCCTGAAACAGCCGAAATAGCACTACATCCTATCCCCGGCGGCCCGTCCA
This DNA window, taken from Deferrivibrio essentukiensis, encodes the following:
- a CDS encoding NifB/NifX family molybdenum-iron cluster-binding protein — encoded protein: MKIALPLLSKDLVSDHFGHSKMFLIAEVEGGKITGVNYYDAPAHEFGSFPMWLISMNVNVLLCKGLGHKAVEILNSRNVEVFPGVTENNPIDAINAYLAGKVEKSDAFCSGGDSCH
- a CDS encoding NifB/NifX family molybdenum-iron cluster-binding protein encodes the protein MKILVTAMDKNENGLMDARFGRALYWYIFDTNTKESYFIDNTRSENFEHGAGMQAVANVIDEGVDVIITGSVGPKAFNIIKTKGIKVYRGNPEKSVIENLNDYENNLLEEQIN